GGCGCAGCGCCTGTCGTGGGCGCCCTGGCTGGTGGCCAACATCCACATCGACGCCCCGCTGGCCGACCGCGAAGGCGCAGCCCCCGCCTGGGACAACGTGCTCTACGCCGACCCCACGCCCGGCGGCCTGGGCTACGTGAACGCCGGCCACCAGCGGCTGGACCCGCGCCCGGCCGCCACCGTGCTCACCTACTACCAGGCGCTGGGCGACGTGGCCGATGGCCGCCGGCAGTTGGCGGAGCAACCCTGGGCGCACTGGCGCGACGCCATCCTCGCCGGGCTGGCCGCGCCGCACCCCGACCTGGCCAAGCATGCGCGGCGCATGGAGATCACGCGCTACGGCCACGCCATGTCGATCCCGGTGCCGGGCACCCAGGCGTTTCTCAGCAAAATCGCGCCCCAGCGCCCGTCTGGCAAGCGCTATGCGCTATCGAATGGAGAGCGCGTGCCCGTGCCGCCCACGCCCGGCACCGCGCGGCTGGCGTTCGCGCATGCGGACTGGTCGGGCTATTCGGTGTTCGAAGAGGCTTTCACGCGCGGGCACGCGGCGGCGTTCGCCTGACCCTTTTGCGGCTGGGGGGCATTGCGCAGCCGTTGGATTGCGCATCGTATTTCGATATATCTTATTGAAAAAGATATATCGGAAGCACAATGAAAGACCTCGACATTTCCCAGCTGCACGGCGCCGGCGGGCGGCGCGGTGGCGGTGGCGGCCGCGTGTTCGGCCACGGTGGCCTGCGCCTCGTGCTGCTGCAGCTCATCGCCGACAAGCCGCGCCACGGCTACGAGCTCATCAAGGCCATCGAGGACCGGCTGAACGGTGCCTACAGCCCCAGCCCCGGCGTGATCTACCCCACGCTCACCCTGCTGGAAGAGATGGGCCATGTCACCGTCACCGCCGATGGCGGCCGCAAGCTGCACACGCTGACCGATGCGGGGCGCGACCACCTGGCCGAACACCGCACCGAGGTGGATGCGCTGCTGGCCCGCATGGCCAGCGGCCTGCCGATGCGCGGCGGCGGTCACGGCGAGCGCCCGGCGCCCATCGAGCGCGCCGTGCACAACCTGCGCCATGCACTGCACCTTCGCCTGGCGCGCGAGCCGCTGGCCGAGGCGCAGATCCATGCCATCGCCGATGCGCTGGACGCCGCGGCACGGCAGATCGAACGCCTTTAGAACCTGTTCCCCGCCGGCCTGCAGGACGCCCCAGAGCGACCGCCCCGGCTCCCCCGTTGCCCGGAGTGCGCCCCCACGACGCCCTGGCCTCCCTCCGCAACGCCAGCATCGCCCCGGCAGAAAGCCTGAAATGACCGCACTGTCCGCTTCGACCACCACCCCAGCCACCTCTGCCGCCGCCGCAGCGCAGCCTTCCCCCGAACTGCTGGCGGCGCGCGCGCCCCAACGCATGCGCCATGAGCTGCGCCGGCGCACCCTCACCGTGCAAAGCGCCGAGCGCGTCACACCACACTGCATCCGCATCACCCTGACCGGCCCCGACCTGGAGGGCTTCGACAGCGCGGGCTTCGACGACCACGTGAAGCTCATCCTGCCCGACCCCGGCACGGGCCGGATCGACTTTGCCGTGCCGGCAGAAACCGGGGGCCTCGCGCCCGACTCGCCCCGGCCCACCATGCGCGACTACACGCCGCGCCACCACGACATCGCCGCGCGCACCCTCACCATCGACTTCGCGCTGCACGACGCGGGCCCGGCCACGCAATGGGCGCTGCAGGCCGCCCCCGGGCAGACCATCGGCGTGGGAGGCCCGCGCGGCTCCATGGTCATTCCCACCGCCTTCGACGGCTACGTGCTGATCGGCGACGACACGGCCCTGCCCGCCATCGCCCGCCGCCTCGCCGAACTGCCCGCCGGCGCGCCCGTGCTGGTGCTGGCCGAGGTGGACGGCCCGGCCGACGAGCAGCCCCTGCCCACCGCCGCCGATGCCCGCATCGTCTGGATGCACCGCCAGGGCGCCGAGGCCGGCACCGCCGAGCCCCTGCTGCAGGCGCTGCGCGCGCAGACCCTGCCCGCGGGCGACTTCCACGCCTGGGTGGCCTGCGAATCGGCCGTGGCCAAGGCCTTGCGCGCGCACCTGGTGGGCGAGCGCGGCGCCTACCCCAAGTGGGTCAAGGCCTCGGGCTACTGGCGCCGGGGCAGCGCCGCCACGCACGACACGCACGAGGACTGACCGGCAGGGACCGGCAGGCGCCGCGCGGGCCCCTCATGCGAGCCGCGCGGCCAGCCCCTGCGCCACATGGTCGACCCAGGCCCGCACCCGCGCCGGCAGAAAGCGGTTGGGCGGGTACAGCAGCCAGGCCATGCCGGAGTACGCCGTGGTGTGGCGCCAGCCGGGCAGCACGCGCACCAGCGTGCCGGCCGCCAGGGCCGCCTGCGCCGTGAAGCCCGGCAGCGAGGCGATGCCCAGGCCGCCCAGGGCGGCCTCGCACCGCACCTCGCTGTGGTTGGCCACGTAGCGGCCGCGCACCTTCACCACGGCGGATTCCGCTGCGCCACCCGGCCGCTCGAAGCGCCAGTGCCGGTCGCGCTCGTCCTCGCCCAGGGGCAGGCAGTCGTGCTGCGCCAGATCGCGCGGGTGCTCCGGCAGGCCGCGCTGCGCCAGGTAGGCCGGGCTGGCGCACACCACGTGTTCCACCGGCTCCAGCGGCCGGCCCGCCAGGCCCGGGGGCGGCGCGTCGGTGATGCGCACCGCCACGTCGATGTGCTCGGTGAACAGGTCCACGGTGCGGTCGGTGATGACCAGCTGCACGTCCACCTGCGGATGCGCGGCCAGGAAGGACGGCACCAGCGGGTGCAGCCGCTGGCGTCCATAGGCCTTGGGCGCGCTCATGCACACCAGGCCGCTGGGCACGTCGGCATGGTGGCCGGCCAGCGCCAGCACCTCGCGCGCGCACGATTCCAGCCCCTGGCAGCGCGCGAACGCCGCGTGGCCCGCCTCGGTCAGGCGCAGGCGCCGGGTGGTGCGCTCCAGCAGCCGCACGCGCAGCACGCCTTCCAGCCGCGCCACTTGGCGGCTCACGGCCGACGGGGTCAGGCCCAGTTCGCGCGCCGCCGCGGAAAAGCTGCCCGCCGCCGCCACGCGGGCGAACACCGCCATGTCGGGCAGGCAGTCCAGGGCGTCATTTGTGCGCATGGGGAACCAATGTTGTTCTCTGACCGGCCATTATCGATGGCGCGGCATGAATCTACGATCGCCGCATGACCACGCTGCCCCTCGCCCGCCCCGCCACGCTGCTGCGCAGCGCCGACCTCGTCCTGCTGCTGGTGGCCGTGGTCTGGGGCACCAGCTACGGCGTGGCCAAGGGGGCGCTGGCGTTC
This region of Acidovorax sp. GBBC 1281 genomic DNA includes:
- a CDS encoding PadR family transcriptional regulator, which gives rise to MKDLDISQLHGAGGRRGGGGGRVFGHGGLRLVLLQLIADKPRHGYELIKAIEDRLNGAYSPSPGVIYPTLTLLEEMGHVTVTADGGRKLHTLTDAGRDHLAEHRTEVDALLARMASGLPMRGGGHGERPAPIERAVHNLRHALHLRLAREPLAEAQIHAIADALDAAARQIERL
- a CDS encoding siderophore-interacting protein, with product MTALSASTTTPATSAAAAAQPSPELLAARAPQRMRHELRRRTLTVQSAERVTPHCIRITLTGPDLEGFDSAGFDDHVKLILPDPGTGRIDFAVPAETGGLAPDSPRPTMRDYTPRHHDIAARTLTIDFALHDAGPATQWALQAAPGQTIGVGGPRGSMVIPTAFDGYVLIGDDTALPAIARRLAELPAGAPVLVLAEVDGPADEQPLPTAADARIVWMHRQGAEAGTAEPLLQALRAQTLPAGDFHAWVACESAVAKALRAHLVGERGAYPKWVKASGYWRRGSAATHDTHED
- a CDS encoding LysR family transcriptional regulator — protein: MRTNDALDCLPDMAVFARVAAAGSFSAAARELGLTPSAVSRQVARLEGVLRVRLLERTTRRLRLTEAGHAAFARCQGLESCAREVLALAGHHADVPSGLVCMSAPKAYGRQRLHPLVPSFLAAHPQVDVQLVITDRTVDLFTEHIDVAVRITDAPPPGLAGRPLEPVEHVVCASPAYLAQRGLPEHPRDLAQHDCLPLGEDERDRHWRFERPGGAAESAVVKVRGRYVANHSEVRCEAALGGLGIASLPGFTAQAALAAGTLVRVLPGWRHTTAYSGMAWLLYPPNRFLPARVRAWVDHVAQGLAARLA